The following coding sequences are from one Diospyros lotus cultivar Yz01 chromosome 7, ASM1463336v1, whole genome shotgun sequence window:
- the LOC127806006 gene encoding protein LEAD-SENSITIVE 1-like, whose amino-acid sequence MGLFSNRVNKKNLKPGDHIYSWRTAYIYAHHGIYVGGDKVIHFTRWGQELGTGTVLDVLVTSSVPARAQVPCSTCTPTEEAHHGVLSSCLNCFLAGGVLYCYEYAVQRYLFLAKVRGGTCTLAASDPDDIVVHRANHLLKYGFGCYNAFKNNCEHFAIYCKTGLLVLDQRTMGHSGQADSLVSGLIAAAFSAPLRLTNTSIFDIGATAFRVYCESRIAADIGKRSDVVKVSVEDLTTRLENSRCTTDY is encoded by the exons ATGGGGCTGTTTTCCAACag AGTGAACAAGAAGAACCTCAAACCCGGAGATCACATCTACTCCTGGAGGACCGCCTATATCTACGCCCATCATG GCATCTATGTTGGAGGTGATAAGGTCATCCATTTTACAAGATGGGGTCAGGAATTAGGAACAGGAACTGTGCTGGATGTCCTTGTGACGAGCTCGGTACCAGCCCGAGCTCAAGTACCCTGCTCCACCTGTACCCCAACGGAAGAGGCTCATCATGGGGTTTTATCCTCATGCCTAAACTGTTTCCTTGCCGGAGGTGTTCTCTACTGTTACGAGTATGCTGTCCAACGCTATCTCTTTCTTGCGAAAGTGCGTGGTGGAACTTGCACTCTTGCTGCTTCAGATCCAGACGACATTGTGGTCCATCGCGCAAACCACCTCCTTAAGTATGGCTTTGGGTGCTATAATGCATTCAAAAACAACTGTGAACACTTTGCCATCTACTGCAAGACAGGGTTACTTGTTCTGGATCAAAGAACAATGGGGCACAGTGGGCAAGCTGATTCATTGGTGAGTGGGCTGATTGCAGCAGCTTTCTCTGCTCCATTAAGGCTTACCAACACCAGTATCTTTGATATCGGGGCTACAGCATTCAGAGTCTACTGTGAAAGCCGGATTGCTGCCGACATTGGCAAGAGAAGCGATGTGGTTAAGGTCTCTGTCGAGGACTTGACAACAAGGCTAGAAAACAGCAGGTGCACTACAGATTACTGA